A window from Pseudomonas sp. MRSN 12121 encodes these proteins:
- a CDS encoding putative 2-dehydropantoate 2-reductase, whose product MSTTWHILGVGSLGTLWATRLARAGLPVRLILRDQARLQAYQAAGGLTLVEQGQASMHAVPGELADGPGPITRLLVACKAYDAEQAVSQLLPRLAADAELILLQNGLGSQDAVAARAPQARCIYASSTEGAFREGDWRVVFAGHGYTWLGDASHPTAPFWLDDLSASGIPHEWSADILTRLWRKLALNCAINPLTVLHGCRNGGLLEHHCEVAMLCLELTELLQRCGQPAAAENLQQEVERVIQATAANYSSMYQDVANRRRTEISYLLGYACSVASRHRLSLPNLERLQRRLVEHLQQRGLPSD is encoded by the coding sequence ATGTCGACCACCTGGCACATTCTGGGCGTGGGCAGCCTGGGCACCCTGTGGGCAACGCGCCTGGCCCGGGCCGGCTTGCCGGTACGCCTGATCCTGCGGGACCAGGCGCGGCTGCAGGCTTACCAGGCCGCTGGCGGACTGACGCTGGTGGAACAAGGACAAGCCAGCATGCATGCCGTTCCCGGGGAACTCGCCGACGGCCCCGGGCCCATCACCCGCCTGCTGGTGGCCTGCAAGGCCTATGACGCGGAACAGGCGGTGAGCCAGCTGCTCCCACGACTGGCTGCCGATGCCGAACTGATCCTGCTGCAGAATGGCCTGGGCAGTCAGGACGCGGTGGCCGCCCGGGCGCCACAGGCCCGCTGCATTTATGCCTCCAGCACCGAAGGCGCCTTCCGCGAGGGTGACTGGCGCGTCGTATTCGCCGGCCATGGTTATACCTGGCTGGGCGACGCCAGCCACCCTACCGCGCCCTTCTGGCTGGACGACCTGAGCGCCAGCGGCATTCCCCATGAATGGAGCGCGGATATCCTCACCCGCCTCTGGCGCAAGCTGGCGCTCAATTGCGCGATCAACCCGCTGACGGTCCTGCACGGCTGCCGCAACGGCGGCCTGCTGGAACATCATTGCGAAGTGGCCATGCTGTGCCTCGAGCTGACCGAGCTGCTGCAGCGTTGCGGCCAGCCGGCGGCCGCCGAAAACCTGCAACAAGAAGTCGAACGAGTGATCCAGGCGACCGCCGCCAACTATTCCTCCATGTACCAGGACGTCGCCAACCGGCGCAGGACCGAAATCAGCTACTTGCTGGGGTATGCCTGCAGCGTTGCCTCCCGGCATCGATTGAGCCTGCCGAATCTCGAGCGCCTGCAACGGCGGCTGGTGGAGCACCTGCAGCAACGCGGATTGCCCAGCGACTGA
- a CDS encoding ATP-binding protein, translating to MPLRQRLENLPVGQKLLAALLVLLITVLLVANLTFISAAYWISQESMAPQALQTIGRLVSNPTLAAQALDSPQNAEKLLNELNSYSPLRAAAIYDGKGARLAQLQHGERLKLPERYRHIEAWQLTEFRSNQVIALPRAGQPPGHLLLVASSELPMAFYTGTLTASLGILIFSVLLWLVIARQIKRLITRPIHQLEELSRQVTREENYSLRASRGNHDEIGSLAEAFNTMLSRIEAREQQLKRARDDSQAAYDQAQGLAEETRHTNRKLELEVQVRSKIEKKLTGFQNYLNSIIDSMPSALIALDEQLYVTQWNQEASALSGTRLDEALNQPIFLAFEPLKPFLPQLKETVEQHTVTKVERVTWVKDEEARHYALTFYPLMGGAGRGVVIRIDDITQRLSLEEMMVQSEKMLSVGGLAAGMAHEINNPLGAILHNVQNIRRRLSPELPKNLEHAEQLGIELETVNQYLQGREVPQLLDGIQQAGARAAKIVTHMLSFSRRSNRQMAPCDLPALIDQAVEIAGNDFDLAIGFDFKGQAIIRQFDPQLGPVLGTANELEQVLLNLLKNAAQAIHQRADDSEPGRIILRTRLNPPWAEIQVEDNGIGMSESVRKRTFEPFFTTKEIGQGTGLGLSVSYFIITNNHKGQMEVQSAQGQGTCFTLRLPLAGSQPPLEHPPQER from the coding sequence ATGCCATTGCGCCAGCGCCTTGAAAACCTGCCGGTCGGCCAAAAGCTGCTGGCGGCCCTGCTCGTCCTGCTGATTACCGTGTTGCTGGTGGCCAACCTGACCTTTATCAGCGCCGCCTACTGGATCTCCCAGGAAAGCATGGCACCGCAAGCCCTGCAGACCATCGGCCGGCTGGTCTCGAACCCGACCCTTGCCGCCCAGGCACTGGACTCGCCACAAAACGCCGAAAAACTGCTCAACGAGCTCAACAGCTACTCGCCCCTGCGGGCCGCGGCCATCTATGACGGCAAAGGCGCCCGCCTGGCCCAGTTGCAACATGGCGAGCGCTTGAAGCTGCCGGAGCGCTACCGGCATATCGAAGCCTGGCAACTGACCGAATTCCGCAGCAACCAGGTCATTGCCCTGCCTCGCGCCGGCCAGCCCCCGGGGCATCTGCTGCTGGTGGCCAGCAGCGAACTGCCGATGGCCTTCTATACCGGCACCCTGACCGCCAGCCTGGGCATCCTGATCTTCAGCGTACTGTTGTGGCTGGTGATTGCCCGGCAGATCAAACGGTTGATCACCCGCCCCATCCATCAACTGGAAGAGCTGTCCCGACAGGTGACCCGCGAGGAAAACTATTCACTGCGCGCCTCGCGCGGCAATCACGATGAAATCGGCAGCCTCGCCGAGGCCTTCAACACCATGCTGTCGCGCATCGAGGCGCGGGAGCAGCAACTCAAACGCGCCCGCGACGACTCCCAGGCCGCCTATGACCAGGCCCAGGGCCTGGCCGAGGAAACCCGCCATACCAACCGCAAGCTGGAACTGGAAGTCCAGGTGCGCAGCAAGATCGAGAAGAAACTCACCGGTTTCCAGAACTACCTCAACAGCATCATCGACTCGATGCCCTCGGCACTGATCGCCCTGGACGAGCAGCTCTATGTCACCCAGTGGAACCAGGAGGCCAGCGCCCTCTCGGGCACCCGCCTGGACGAAGCCTTGAACCAGCCCATCTTCCTGGCTTTCGAACCGCTCAAGCCCTTCCTGCCCCAGCTCAAGGAAACCGTGGAGCAGCATACGGTCACCAAGGTCGAGCGGGTTACCTGGGTCAAGGATGAGGAAGCGCGGCACTATGCCCTGACGTTCTACCCGCTGATGGGCGGCGCCGGGCGCGGTGTGGTGATCCGGATCGACGACATCACCCAGCGCCTGTCCCTGGAAGAAATGATGGTGCAGTCGGAAAAGATGCTCTCCGTGGGCGGCCTCGCCGCCGGGATGGCGCATGAAATCAACAACCCTCTGGGCGCCATCCTGCACAACGTGCAGAACATCCGCCGGCGCCTGTCCCCCGAATTGCCGAAGAACCTGGAGCATGCCGAGCAACTGGGCATCGAACTGGAAACCGTCAACCAATACCTGCAGGGCCGCGAAGTGCCACAACTGCTCGACGGCATCCAGCAGGCCGGCGCGCGGGCGGCGAAGATCGTCACCCACATGCTCAGCTTCAGCCGCCGCAGCAATCGCCAGATGGCGCCTTGCGACCTACCGGCCCTGATCGACCAGGCAGTGGAGATCGCCGGTAACGACTTCGACCTGGCCATCGGCTTCGACTTCAAGGGCCAGGCGATCATTCGCCAGTTCGACCCGCAACTGGGCCCGGTACTCGGCACCGCCAACGAGCTGGAACAGGTCCTGCTCAATCTGCTGAAAAACGCGGCCCAGGCCATCCACCAGCGTGCGGACGACAGCGAGCCGGGACGCATCATCCTGCGCACCCGGCTGAATCCGCCCTGGGCGGAAATCCAGGTCGAGGACAACGGTATCGGCATGAGCGAAAGCGTGCGCAAACGCACCTTCGAGCCGTTCTTCACCACCAAGGAAATCGGCCAGGGTACGGGCCTGGGACTGTCGGTCTCGTACTTCATCATCACCAACAATCACAAAGGCCAGATGGAAGTGCAGTCGGCGCAAGGCCAGGGCACCTGCTTCACCTTGCGCCTGCCCTTGGCGGGCAGCCAGCCGCCTCTGGAACATCCCCCACAGGAGAGGTAA
- a CDS encoding cob(I)yrinic acid a,c-diamide adenosyltransferase, which yields MGFRLSKIYTRTGDKGETGLGDGRRVPKDHPRIEAIGEVDTLNSQLGLLLAGLAEQRLAHPGLQELIEVLSPCQHRLFDLGGELAMPAYQALDTAEVERLERAIDTWNEELGPLENFILPGGSSLIAQAHVCRSLARSAERRCQHLNAVEPLAGVGLAYINRLSDLLFVAARLIARRQGIAEILWQAAQKPTAD from the coding sequence ATGGGCTTTCGCCTGTCGAAGATTTACACCCGCACCGGCGACAAAGGCGAAACCGGGCTGGGTGACGGACGCCGGGTTCCCAAGGACCATCCGCGGATCGAGGCCATCGGCGAAGTCGATACACTGAACAGTCAGCTGGGGCTGCTGCTGGCCGGATTGGCCGAACAGCGCCTCGCACATCCCGGCCTACAGGAACTGATCGAGGTGCTGAGCCCTTGCCAGCATCGCCTCTTCGACCTGGGTGGCGAGCTGGCCATGCCGGCGTACCAGGCCCTCGACACAGCCGAGGTCGAACGCCTGGAGCGTGCCATCGATACCTGGAACGAAGAGTTGGGACCGCTAGAGAACTTCATCCTGCCGGGTGGTTCGAGCCTGATCGCCCAGGCCCATGTCTGCCGCAGCCTGGCGCGCAGCGCCGAACGCCGCTGCCAGCACTTGAATGCCGTGGAACCGCTGGCGGGGGTCGGCCTGGCCTATATCAACCGCCTGTCCGACCTGCTGTTCGTGGCCGCGCGCCTGATTGCCAGGCGCCAGGGGATTGCCGAGATTCTGTGGCAGGCCGCGCAGAAGCCAACTGCTGATTGA
- a CDS encoding Nudix family hydrolase, giving the protein MKRVHVAAAVIRDTDGRILIARRADTQHQGGLWEFPGGKVEAGEAVEAALSRELQEELGIRVTQARPLIKVQHDYPDKQVLLDVWEVAGFTGEPHGAEGQPLAWVAARELENYEFPAANQPIVAAARLPGEYLITPEGLETPALLRGMQQAIAGGIKLVQLRAPNGYDPQYRDLAVDAAGLCAGKAQLMLKGPFEWLGDFPSAGWHITSAQLRKYANAGRPFGKERWLAASCHDAEELSLAQQMDVDFVTLSPVQPTQTHPDAQPLGWEQAARLISGFNKPVYLLGGLGPDHREQAWQAGAQGVAGIRAFWP; this is encoded by the coding sequence GTGAAACGAGTACATGTGGCGGCGGCCGTTATCCGTGATACCGATGGCCGGATTCTGATTGCCCGGCGTGCCGATACCCAGCACCAGGGCGGTCTCTGGGAGTTCCCCGGGGGTAAGGTCGAGGCGGGCGAAGCGGTGGAGGCGGCGTTGAGCCGTGAGCTGCAAGAGGAGCTGGGCATCCGGGTGACCCAGGCACGGCCACTGATCAAGGTCCAGCATGACTACCCGGACAAGCAGGTGTTGCTGGATGTCTGGGAAGTCGCCGGCTTTACCGGCGAGCCCCATGGCGCAGAGGGCCAGCCCTTGGCCTGGGTGGCGGCCCGTGAACTGGAGAATTACGAGTTTCCGGCGGCCAACCAGCCGATCGTGGCGGCCGCGCGCCTGCCCGGCGAGTACCTGATCACCCCGGAAGGCCTGGAAACCCCGGCGCTGCTGCGGGGGATGCAGCAGGCGATTGCCGGCGGCATCAAGCTGGTGCAACTGCGCGCGCCCAATGGCTACGACCCGCAATACCGCGACCTGGCGGTGGATGCGGCCGGGCTGTGCGCGGGCAAGGCGCAATTGATGCTCAAGGGGCCGTTCGAATGGCTGGGGGATTTCCCCTCGGCGGGTTGGCATATCACCTCGGCACAACTGCGCAAATACGCCAATGCGGGGCGCCCCTTCGGCAAGGAACGCTGGTTGGCCGCTTCCTGCCATGACGCGGAAGAGCTGTCATTGGCGCAGCAGATGGATGTGGACTTCGTGACCCTGTCGCCGGTCCAGCCCACCCAGACCCACCCCGATGCCCAGCCGCTGGGCTGGGAGCAGGCCGCTCGACTGATCAGCGGTTTCAACAAGCCGGTGTATCTGCTGGGCGGGCTCGGCCCGGATCACCGTGAGCAGGCCTGGCAAGCCGGGGCACAAGGGGTAGCGGGAATCCGTGCGTTCTGGCCCTGA
- a CDS encoding glutathione S-transferase encodes MNLHLIIGDKLYSSWSLRAALALELAGAAYTEEVIKLNQPDTRELILRHSSTGKVPLLKTEHGTIADSLAIAEYLVERFPLVALWPRDVAARAQARSACAQMHSGFFAMRGNLPFDLSRDAPLSPMPPEAQADIERMLILWAECRAAATEPGPFLFGQVSLADAFFAPIAVRLRTYRVALPADAAAYVETIYQWPAFKAWQKAGLEEAVR; translated from the coding sequence ATGAATCTCCACCTGATCATCGGCGACAAACTCTATTCCTCCTGGTCGCTGCGCGCTGCCCTGGCCCTCGAGTTGGCCGGTGCGGCCTATACCGAAGAAGTGATCAAGCTGAACCAGCCCGATACCCGCGAGCTGATTCTCAGGCATTCGTCGACTGGCAAGGTCCCGCTGTTGAAAACCGAGCACGGCACCATTGCCGATTCGCTGGCGATCGCCGAATACCTGGTCGAACGGTTTCCCCTGGTCGCGCTCTGGCCGCGGGATGTGGCGGCGCGTGCCCAGGCGCGTTCCGCCTGCGCGCAGATGCACAGCGGTTTCTTCGCAATGCGTGGCAACCTGCCATTCGACTTGAGCCGCGATGCGCCGCTGTCGCCCATGCCGCCTGAAGCTCAGGCCGATATCGAGCGGATGCTGATCCTGTGGGCCGAGTGCCGTGCGGCGGCCACCGAGCCGGGGCCATTCCTGTTTGGCCAGGTCAGCCTGGCGGACGCTTTTTTTGCGCCGATCGCCGTACGCCTGCGCACCTATCGGGTCGCGCTGCCGGCGGACGCCGCCGCTTATGTTGAAACGATTTATCAATGGCCGGCCTTCAAGGCCTGGCAGAAAGCCGGATTAGAGGAAGCAGTACGGTGA
- the argJ gene encoding bifunctional glutamate N-acetyltransferase/amino-acid acetyltransferase ArgJ → MAVGLGPLPTLHPVAGFELGIASAGIKRPGRKDVVVMRCAEGSTVAGVFTLNAFCAAPVILAKQRVQGPVRYLLTNTGNANAGTGEPGLAAATRTCAKLAELAGVDASAVLPYSTGVIGEPLPVEKIEGALQAALDDLSVDNWAAAATGIMTTDTLPKGASRQFQHDGVTITVTGISKGAGMIRPNMATMLGYIATDAKVSRDVLQNLLLDGANKSFNRITIDGDTSTNDCCMLIATGQAALPEITEASGPLFVALKQAVFEVCMEVAQAIVRDGEGATKFVTVEVNGGGNHQECLDVGYTVAHSPLIKTALFASDPNWGRILAAVGRAGVADLDVSKIDVFLGDVCIASRGARAASYTEAQGAAVMQQEEITIRIELGRGNCSETIWTTDLSHEYVKINAEYRT, encoded by the coding sequence ATGGCTGTTGGTCTTGGTCCTTTGCCAACGTTGCACCCGGTTGCCGGTTTTGAACTCGGTATCGCTTCGGCGGGCATCAAGCGCCCCGGGCGCAAGGACGTCGTGGTCATGCGCTGTGCCGAGGGCTCCACGGTAGCCGGCGTGTTCACCCTGAACGCGTTCTGCGCGGCACCGGTGATCCTCGCCAAGCAACGTGTGCAAGGGCCCGTGCGTTACCTGTTGACCAACACCGGCAATGCCAACGCCGGCACCGGCGAGCCTGGCCTGGCCGCCGCTACCCGTACCTGCGCCAAGTTGGCCGAACTGGCGGGTGTCGATGCCAGCGCAGTGCTGCCTTACTCCACGGGGGTGATCGGCGAGCCGTTGCCGGTCGAGAAAATCGAAGGCGCGCTGCAGGCCGCGCTGGACGATCTGTCCGTGGACAACTGGGCCGCCGCCGCGACTGGCATCATGACCACCGACACCCTGCCCAAGGGCGCCAGCCGCCAGTTCCAGCATGACGGCGTGACCATCACGGTCACCGGCATCAGCAAGGGAGCGGGCATGATTCGTCCGAACATGGCAACCATGCTCGGCTACATCGCCACGGACGCCAAGGTGTCCCGCGACGTGCTGCAGAACCTGTTACTCGATGGCGCCAACAAGTCGTTCAACCGCATCACCATCGACGGTGATACCTCCACCAACGACTGCTGCATGCTGATTGCCACCGGCCAGGCAGCCCTGCCGGAAATCACCGAGGCCAGCGGCCCGCTGTTCGTCGCGCTGAAGCAGGCGGTGTTCGAGGTGTGCATGGAAGTGGCCCAGGCCATCGTGCGCGACGGTGAAGGGGCGACCAAGTTCGTGACGGTCGAAGTCAACGGTGGCGGCAATCACCAGGAATGCCTGGATGTCGGCTACACCGTGGCGCATTCGCCTCTGATCAAGACGGCGCTGTTCGCCTCCGATCCGAACTGGGGACGTATCCTGGCGGCGGTTGGCCGTGCCGGCGTGGCGGACCTGGATGTGAGCAAGATCGATGTGTTCCTGGGCGATGTGTGCATCGCCAGCCGCGGCGCGCGTGCCGCCAGCTACACCGAAGCCCAGGGCGCGGCGGTGATGCAGCAGGAAGAAATCACCATCCGTATCGAACTGGGCCGCGGCAATTGCAGCGAAACCATCTGGACCACCGACCTGTCCCACGAATACGTGAAAATCAACGCGGAATACCGCACCTGA
- the secA gene encoding preprotein translocase subunit SecA has product MFAPLLKKLFGSKNEREVKRMLKTVQIVNAFEEQMVALSDDQLRAKTAEFKARIAKGETLDKLLPEAFAVAREAGKRVMGMRHFDVQLIGGMTLHEGKIAEMRTGEGKTLVATLGVYLNALSGKGVHVVTVNDYLARRDANWMRPLYEFLGLTVGVVTPFQPPEEKRAAYAADITYGTNNEFGFDYLRDNMAFSMEDKFQRELNFAVIDEVDSILIDEARTPLIISGQAEDSSRLYSEINKLIPRLEQHIEEVEGEVTKAGHYTIDEKTRQVELNEAGHQYIEDMLTQVGLLAEGESLYSAHNLGLLTHVYAGLRAHKLFHRNVEYIVQDGQVVLVDEHTGRTMPGRRLSEGLHQAIEAKENLNIQAESQTLASTTFQNYFRLYSKLSGMTGTADTEAFEFHQIYGLQVTVIPTNKPLARKDYNDLVFLTAEEKYAAIINDIKDGMAQGRPILVGTATIETSEHVSNLLNKEGIEHKVLNAKFHEKEAEIIAQAGRPGALTIATNMAGRGTDILLGGNWEVEVASLENPTPEQIAQIKADWQKRHQQVLESGGLQVIASERHESRRIDNQLRGRAGRQGDAGSSRFYLSLEDSLMRIFASDRVKNFMKALGMQSGEAIEHRMVTNAIEKAQRKVEGRNFDIRKQLLEFDDVNNEQRKVIYHMRNTLLAADNIGETISDFRQDVLNATVSAHIPPQSLPEQWDVAGLEAALQSDFGVSLPIQQWLDEDDHLYEETLREKLLNELVAAYNEKEDQAGAEALRTFEKQIVLRVLDDLWKDHLSTMDHLRHGIHLRGYAQKNPKQEYKRESFTLFSELLDSIKRDSIRVLSHVQVRREDPAEEEARLRQEAEALAQRMQFEHAAAPGLDQPEALEEGVDVDVALASAPVRNEQKLGRNELCYCGSGKKYKHCHGQIN; this is encoded by the coding sequence ATGTTTGCGCCTTTGTTAAAGAAACTTTTTGGAAGCAAGAACGAGCGTGAAGTCAAGCGCATGCTCAAGACGGTACAGATCGTCAATGCCTTCGAAGAGCAAATGGTAGCCCTTTCGGACGATCAGTTGCGCGCCAAGACCGCAGAGTTCAAGGCCCGCATAGCCAAAGGCGAGACCCTCGACAAACTGCTCCCCGAAGCCTTCGCGGTCGCCCGCGAAGCCGGCAAGCGGGTCATGGGTATGCGCCACTTCGACGTACAGTTGATCGGCGGCATGACCTTGCATGAAGGCAAGATCGCCGAGATGCGCACCGGTGAAGGCAAGACCCTGGTGGCGACCCTGGGCGTCTACCTCAACGCGCTGTCCGGCAAGGGCGTGCACGTGGTCACGGTGAACGACTACCTGGCCCGCCGCGACGCCAACTGGATGCGTCCGCTCTATGAATTCCTCGGCCTGACGGTCGGCGTGGTCACGCCGTTCCAGCCGCCGGAAGAGAAGCGTGCCGCCTACGCCGCCGACATCACCTACGGCACCAACAACGAATTCGGTTTCGACTATCTGCGCGACAACATGGCTTTCAGTATGGAAGACAAGTTCCAGCGCGAGCTCAATTTCGCCGTGATCGACGAAGTCGACTCGATCCTCATCGACGAAGCCCGTACCCCGCTGATCATCTCCGGCCAGGCCGAAGACAGCTCGCGGCTGTATAGCGAAATCAACAAGCTGATCCCGCGCCTCGAGCAGCACATCGAGGAAGTGGAAGGCGAAGTGACCAAGGCCGGCCATTACACCATCGACGAGAAAACCCGTCAGGTAGAGCTGAACGAAGCCGGTCACCAGTACATCGAAGACATGCTGACCCAGGTCGGCCTGCTGGCCGAGGGCGAAAGCCTCTATTCGGCGCACAACCTGGGCCTGCTGACCCACGTGTATGCCGGCCTGCGCGCGCACAAGCTGTTCCATCGCAACGTCGAGTACATCGTGCAGGATGGCCAGGTGGTCCTGGTCGACGAACACACCGGCCGTACCATGCCGGGTCGCCGTCTGTCCGAAGGCCTGCACCAGGCCATCGAAGCCAAGGAAAACCTGAATATCCAGGCCGAGAGCCAGACCCTGGCGTCGACCACTTTCCAGAACTACTTCCGCCTGTACAGCAAGCTGTCCGGCATGACCGGTACCGCGGACACCGAGGCCTTCGAGTTCCACCAGATCTACGGCCTGCAAGTGACGGTGATCCCGACCAACAAGCCGCTGGCGCGCAAGGACTACAACGACCTGGTGTTCCTGACCGCCGAAGAGAAATACGCGGCGATCATCAACGACATCAAGGATGGCATGGCCCAGGGCCGTCCTATCCTGGTAGGTACGGCGACCATCGAGACTTCCGAGCACGTTTCCAACCTGCTCAACAAGGAAGGCATCGAGCACAAGGTGCTGAACGCCAAGTTCCACGAAAAGGAAGCGGAAATCATTGCCCAGGCCGGCCGGCCGGGCGCCCTGACCATCGCCACCAACATGGCCGGTCGGGGTACCGACATCCTGCTGGGCGGCAACTGGGAAGTCGAAGTCGCTTCCCTGGAAAACCCGACCCCCGAGCAGATCGCCCAGATCAAGGCCGACTGGCAGAAGCGTCACCAGCAGGTACTGGAGTCCGGTGGCCTGCAGGTGATCGCCTCCGAACGTCACGAATCGCGTCGTATCGACAACCAGCTACGTGGTCGCGCCGGTCGTCAGGGCGACGCCGGTTCCAGCCGTTTCTACCTGTCGCTGGAAGACAGCCTGATGCGCATCTTCGCCTCCGACCGGGTGAAGAACTTCATGAAGGCGCTGGGCATGCAGTCCGGCGAAGCGATCGAGCACCGCATGGTGACCAACGCGATCGAGAAGGCCCAGCGCAAGGTGGAAGGCCGCAACTTCGACATTCGCAAGCAACTGCTCGAGTTCGACGACGTCAACAACGAACAGCGTAAAGTGATCTATCACATGCGTAACACGTTGCTGGCCGCAGACAACATTGGCGAAACCATCTCCGATTTCCGTCAGGACGTGCTCAACGCCACCGTCAGCGCGCACATTCCTCCGCAGTCGCTGCCTGAGCAGTGGGATGTGGCAGGTCTGGAAGCTGCGTTGCAGAGCGATTTCGGGGTGAGCCTGCCGATCCAGCAATGGCTCGACGAAGACGATCACCTGTACGAAGAAACCCTGCGCGAGAAGCTGCTGAACGAGCTGGTGGCGGCGTACAACGAGAAAGAAGACCAGGCCGGCGCCGAGGCGCTGCGCACGTTCGAGAAGCAGATCGTTCTGCGCGTGCTGGACGACCTGTGGAAAGACCACCTGTCGACCATGGATCACCTGCGTCACGGTATTCACCTGCGTGGTTATGCGCAGAAGAACCCGAAACAGGAGTACAAGCGCGAGTCCTTCACCCTGTTCTCCGAACTGCTGGATTCGATCAAGCGCGACTCGATCCGCGTGCTGTCGCACGTTCAGGTCCGCCGCGAGGATCCGGCCGAGGAAGAAGCGCGCCTGCGTCAGGAAGCTGAAGCCCTGGCTCAGCGCATGCAGTTCGAGCATGCCGCCGCTCCAGGCCTGGACCAGCCGGAAGCACTGGAAGAGGGCGTCGATGTCGACGTGGCTCTGGCTTCGGCGCCTGTGCGCAACGAGCAGAAGCTGGGTCGCAACGAACTGTGCTACTGCGGTTCGGGCAAGAAGTACAAACACTGTCACGGTCAGATCAACTAA
- a CDS encoding DUF721 domain-containing protein, with product MAFRPLTARAPAVLLREAKPLKAILGHAQRLAHLQRLLESQLQPAAREHCHVASWREGSLLLIVTDGHWATRLRYQQKRLQRQLMEFNEFANLTRILFKVQPPTVQSGAAGHTMDLSSNAAETIQATANGIADPNLRAALERLASHAKPRA from the coding sequence ATGGCATTTCGCCCTCTTACGGCCAGAGCACCCGCCGTCCTCCTTCGCGAAGCCAAGCCTCTCAAAGCCATACTCGGCCACGCCCAGCGCCTGGCGCACCTGCAGCGCCTGCTGGAAAGCCAGCTGCAACCGGCCGCGCGCGAACATTGCCACGTTGCCTCCTGGCGCGAAGGCAGCCTGTTGCTGATCGTCACCGACGGCCACTGGGCGACCCGCCTGCGTTATCAGCAAAAACGCCTGCAACGTCAGCTCATGGAGTTCAACGAGTTCGCCAACCTGACGCGGATTCTGTTCAAGGTTCAGCCTCCCACCGTGCAAAGCGGCGCGGCCGGCCACACCATGGACTTGTCGAGCAATGCCGCCGAGACCATCCAGGCCACCGCCAATGGCATCGCCGATCCTAACCTGCGCGCCGCCCTGGAACGCCTGGCCAGCCACGCCAAACCAAGGGCGTGA